The segment ATCTCTTCAGGAGCCTCTCCCACCGGCAGCGACCACGCTTTCTCACCCGTGTTCATCTGGTAAGCGGTAAGCTGGTTGTTCATTCTTTTATAAAGCGTCAAGCCGTCAATTCTTGGCAGACCACCGCCACCGCCCGGCAGCCACGCCACCACCGTCTTCCCGGTGGTTGGCGTACTGTTGGGTGTCGCCCCGCCAGTACCGGGCTCGGGGTAATTGGGATTGTCACGGTCCACGCCATTGGTCGGACGCATGAACCCCGGGGCCGAGCAGGTTCGTCTATGGGAGTTAAACATCAGCCCGGTGTCCGGGTCCGCAACCGGCGGGTGGGGAATGACGTTTCCACCCCCCAGACAGCCTACGTTATTGAGAAACGGGTTGTCGTGATTCTCGGGCAGCGCAGGCACATAAAGGCCGCCGACCCGGAACTGGCTGAGTATTTCCAGCGCCTGGTTCTTCAAGGCCGGTGTGTAGTCGATAACAAATTCCTCAGTAATCCCGTTCAGTACAATCGGGTCTACCGGCTCCGGCCAGGTCGGATAAGGCTGGGTCGGTGACGTGTAATTACCGGGCACTTCAGTCTGGATGACAGGTCGTTCCTCGATAGGCCAGATGGGCTCGCCGGTCTCCCGGTTAAAGGCGAATACCAGTCCCTGCTTGGTGTTCTGAATAAGAGCCGGTATCTCCTGGCCATCGACAGTCAGGTTCATGAGAATGGGGGCCGTTGGCAGATCATAGTTCCATTGATCACTGTGATGGATCTGAAAATGCCAGCGCCTTTCCCCGGTCGCCACATCCAGCGCCAGCACACTGCCTCCGAACAGATTGTCGCCGGGACGATGCCCCGCATAGGACTGCACGGTCGAGGCGTTGGTTACCAGGTAGACGAGGCCAAGCTCCGGGTCGGCCGAAGCCGGCGCCCAGGTTGACATGTCCCCGGACCAGCGCCAGGCGTCATTAAGCCAGGTTTCGTGCCCCACTTCACCGGGCCGGGGGATCACATGAAATTTCCAGAGAAATTCCCCCGTTGCCGCGTCGAAACCCATGATGTCACCGGGCACATTCTCGATCCGGGTCTGACCATAACCGGGCTGGTGCCCCACCAGTACCACCAGCACCCCGTTAACGACTATCGGCGGCGCAGAAGCAGTAACCATGCCTAGTTCCCGGGGGATACCATAATCCGGGTCGTAGCTGCCTCCGGCTACCAGATAGTCCTGCCAGGGCCCCCAGTCTTCAACCAGGCGCGGAATCAGATCGATTGCTCCCGTCTCAGGAAATCCACCAACCGGGAATTCGGCGCCCCAGTTTGCTAACGGACGGCCGGTTTTGGCATCCAGCGCCCAGAGAAAGAATCCCGGCGTGGTGACATAAACCACTCCTCGGCCGTTGATTTCCGCGTAGGTCACACCCTTACCATAGGCTTGCCGGGGGGACCGCTGATGCCGGATGGTTTCCGGCTCACGGAATGTCCACAGTGTCTCGCCGGTGGCAGGGTCCATGGCGACAACCTGACGCCGGGGCGTGGCCACCGTGTAGAGGATGCCATCCACATAAATCGGCGTGGAGCGGAAAAAATAATCCAGGTTGGGGCCGAAGTTGTCACTGCGCCAGATCCAGGCAACTTCCAGCTCATCAAAATTGTCACGATTAATCTGCGCCAGGGGCGACGAACGGGTGTTCCCGGAATCACCCCCCAGATAGCGCCATTCACCGTTTTCAGTTCCTGGCAGGCGCTGGGCCGAGGCGGACGAAGTGATCAAACAGAACAACAGCCCCCCAAGCCAGGTCAGCAGGTTTCGCTCTGCGCGGATAAAACGTGAGGTCATCATGATTGCCTTCTCCTGATGAAGATTATTATTTTCAGTTATTTTCAGGCGCTCCCCGCAGTGCCCGGGAATCGGCTGGCTTTCCGTGGAGAGTAAAAGCTATTGCCCTCCATGTACAGACAATGGGGACAATAAACTCTGCTCAAAAAAAAGCCAGTGCCCTGGGGCACTGGCTTTTTCTGTCTCTGTCCGGTCGGCGGCAACAGTCTCTGCAGACCGGCTTCCGGTCTGGCTAGCGCAGGTTCTCAGCGATTCCCTGCAACGTTTCAGCCAGCGCCAGCATCCGCTGCTGAGTAATGCCGCTTCTGCCGCCCGCCTGTACCTCAAAGGAGTCAGCCAGAGAGACCAGCTCCCTGGCCGTCGCCTGGTCTGCCTGCTCGGTATCAAGCAGCTGCGCCGCCCGGTCCAGCGCGGCACCAAGCGCCGCAGCCCTTGGCGCGTCAATATCCTGACCACGTCGCAGCTGATCCAGATAGGCCCTGGCCACCACCGGTACCGCAGGCCACTCCACGCGCTCCTGGGTCTGAGCATTCACAACCAGGTCAGCTCCCCGCAGGGAGGCGGCAGCAATTTCATCGGCAGTCAAAAAGTCACTTGGCTCCAGCGCAAACACATCCAGCCCTCGCGCTATTTCAGTGCCATAAACATACCCACCGTACCAGTATGCCGACCAGTACCCGGCGGTAATCAGCTCTTCCTCATCCACCGGGCCGCGATCGAAGAAAGCGATCTCCACCGGGTTCGAGGAGTCCGTGAAATCCACTACCGAAATGCCGCCCTGATACCAGGCCTGGACGAAAATATCGCGACCGGGAACCGGCACCAGTGAACCGTTGTGAGCCACGCAATTTTCCGTATCCGTTTGCGGGGCCGGCATCTTGTAGTGACTGCGGAACTGCAGCTGACCATCCACAATGTCATAAAATGCGTCGGCACCCCAGGTCTGAGGATCCTGGGCACGGCATCGGGGCCGTCCGCCGCCACCCCACTCATCCGTGAAGATGACCTTGCTGCCGTCGTTATTAAAGGTGGCCGAATGCCAGTAGGCAAAGCCTGGATCAATCACTTCGTCAAGCCGCGCCGGGTTGGCAGGGTCAGAGATATCCAGCAGGATGCCGTTACCTGAACAGGCGCCTGCGGCCAGACCGATGTCTGGAAATGTGGTGATGTCGTGACACTGATTGGTTTCGCTGGTGCGCTGGGTGTCCGGCCCATGGTCACCGCCTCGCCAGAGGCCGGCCAGAACGCCGGATTCCGGATCTGAAAAAATGAACGGACGATTGACGATCCGGGCATTTTCCGGACTGTCTACCGGAATCTCGATCACCTCGATCCGGAACAACGCCGATTCGGGGTTCTCGAATGGCGAATCGTCGGAACAACCGGCCAGCTCCTCGTCATCCCTGACCCGACTGGTACCGGAGACATAGACATAGATATTGCCCTCGTCATTGCCGTTCGACACCACGGTATGGGTATGAGAACCACGGCAGGTCTGCACAGCCGCCACCTGCTGAGGCATGCGCATGTCGCTGACATCAAATATCCGGATACCCCTGATTCGCTCATCGCTGACCGGTGGTGCCACTCCCTGAAGCCCACAGTCCAGGCGGCCGCGCACCTCCTGCACTGACATGATCAACAAGTCACCAACCAGCGACACATCACCCTGGCCGCCTGGACAAACGACCGAACTCATCAGTTCCGGGCTGGCTGGGTTACTGATGTCATAGATGTTAAAACCATGGTAGTTACCGGCCACCAGGGCATCTCCACTGAACAACAGGTCCGTATTGGAGAAACTGAGCAGCGAGGGTCGGGGGTCGGCATTTTCATCTTCTTCCTCCTCTTCATCCTGGGGAGTCTCAGCCTGCCCGGTAACCGCCACATCGGTAACGGTCTCTTCAACGACACCGCTTTGCTCAGTCGTCTGCTCCTGGCTTTCAGGCTCCAGGGTCTCCAGCTCGGCCAGTCGGCTCACCGGCAGGCCGGCAGGATTGGCCGGATCGAAAAAACCGGGTGGCTTTGGCAGAGTCGAAAGCAGTCGCATATTCAGCGCCGCTTCGCCGGCATCCCGGAATCCTGCGGCCAGCCCTACCCGCGGGTCTGGCGAAAAACTGGCCAGCAGGGCATCCATGCGCTCGATCTCACTGGTCTGATCCGAAGTCACGTCGGAAGTGAAGGCATACAGCACCGGGTCCTGGGCGGAACCGAATTGATCCAGCAGATTTTCCACCATCTGCAATGCACCATTGTGATGCTTGATCATGTACTGCAGGTACAGCCGGTCAAATTGCGGCCCCTCTGCCTGTTCCAGCTCGGCGAACTCCTCCTCGCTGAGCATGCCCGGCATCAGATCAAACCCGTCGGCATGGTGAGCATGGGCCTCCGGCACCTCCAGTCCCCGCTCTTCCAGCCAACCCTGCATCATGGAAATTTCATCTTCCTGGGACAGGTTGATCCGGTCAGCCAGAAGCTCAATTTCTTCGCGACTGGACCGGGATCCGGCCAGGGCAGACATCTCCATAGCCTGAGCATGGTGGGAAATCATGCCCTGCAGAAAACGGATATCCGCCTCTGTGTATTCGATAGAGGCGAGGTTGGAGGCTTCCTCGGGGGAAATAATCTGACTGCCCTGCCCGGGCGCTCCAGGCTGAATGATGGGGACTTGGGCGGACGCTGCCGGGGACAGGACGAGTGTCAATGTCAAAGGAAGCGTCAGACTCAGTAACTGACGTACGCGATACATAGATTTTCTCCGAAATACTGGGAAGTTCAGGATCATGCGAACCTGAATTGTAACCTGTCTGTTCGCCAGGTATAGCCCCACAGAGAAGCTTTTGGCGTTAAATTGCGAGAATCAGCTGCTGTATTTTATACCGACCATTATAGGTGCACGCATGGCGCATGTTGGTGCATGATTCGCCCGCACTGTCAGTGCCGGCGCCACAGAGGCCGTCATACCCGGTCGACCCGGGGCTATAACCCAGCGCCACCCCGAATAGTGTGTCAGGCTCGCGGCCCGGACTGTGACGGCACTATGATGGCAGCCGCGGTATTGACCTGGCAGACACAGATCCTATCTATGCAATTTCCCCCACCTGCACTCTATACAGCAGGGTGGTGGAAGGAACCTCTGTTCAAGACATTGTGGAACGAATGGCAGCAGCTTCGAGCAGCCTCAGCCGACCATTTCAGTTGTTGATAAAGCGGTGTTTTCATCAACCCTGCAGGTGATCAACTCGGCGGGTAATCGCTCAAAATAGATATTTCGAACTTCAACACCGGGATGAACAAAGTCAAGTTCTTCCGCCGCCATTTCTTCAAGCCTGAATTCGTTGTCAGCTTTCTGTTTGAAAGATTCTGCACAGACATACACCGGCACACCGTGATAACTGGCGGACAATGCCATCGAGACTGTACCCACCTTGTTGATTACCGAGCCGTCTGCCAACACCGTGTCGGCCCCCAGGATCACCTTGTCGACCCGGGGTACAAACAGGTCGACCTCAGCATCCGTGATAAAAGTGACGGAGATACCCAGATCAGCCACGAGCTCGGCCAGTACTGTGCCCTCATTGCCAGGACGGGATTCGGTAACTATTACCCGGTTCTGGCAACCGGTTTCAGCCAGCCGCTGAAAAAGCTGGCGCACCGTCGAACTGAGACTGTGGGTCATGATGACATCATCTGGCGCAATCCGCTCCAGCATGGATGTTACTATGGCCTTCTGCTGGCCGTGGACCTGGCGAATTGCCTGCTCACAGATGCCGCTCACCAGACTACCGAAATGCTGCTGCTCGTTTTCCGGTACTTCTGCGATGCGATCATAGAGCTGCTGCAGAATGTTTTGCAGCGCAGCCATGCTGGGGCGGCTGCTCTGCAGCTCTGATATCAGTGCCAACAAAACAGCGCGCAGCCTGGTGGGAGATTCGTTACTTTGTTCCGTGCTCAGCGCGGCGATTTTTTCCAGCGCCAGCAACGCCAGCTCCGTGGAACCGTGGCTCCTGTCGCGGGAAACGAAATCTAGCATTTCTTGAGGACTCATTGCTGTTTTTATTTTTATCGCAATTCAAGCCAGTCTGGCGGGAAGTAAAACCACCCGAAGAATTTTGGATACTAAAGATTATACGGCGACAGCACAAGAGGGGCCTGGGGCTTACCCTGCTTTGACAGCCAGCTCAGTGCCGACGATCTCTCGTACGCCGGCCACCCTGGCGGCGCTCGGCAATCCTGCGCTCCCCCTCGCGACGATCGATGAAGCCGGGGTCGGCCTCCAGTAATTCCTCCAGACTGGCTTCACTCTTCCTGCGCTGTGACTTGCGGCGCTCCGCGACACGGCACTCGCCAATGCGTCGCTCTCGAATGTCCTGGCTACGATCAGCCATTTTTCTACCTCTCACTCTCTACCACGACTCTGCAGTATGCACGGGGTTGTCCTTGGCATTGAACTCCACTGGCTGTCAGCACCCGGGCCCGTCAGCGTATGTCATTCAGGCAACTGCACTGTATCAACTTAAAGAACCTCTGATTAATCAGGGATTCCTCGAACACCATTATCGGCAAATCCGCGATAAATTCCTGTGAAATGGTTCCAGCTTTGGAAAAAGAAGCGTTTTTTCAACACCTTCCGCTGCAAATCTAAAAAACCGCTTTGGTTTCTCGAAGTCAGTCCTTGCTGCCACAAGGCCTCGTGGCGCGCTGCGCTTTACCTGGTCGCACTTTCGGGTATATCCTGCTAGGGAACGGGGACTGTCTGCAATAACAACAAACCTGAGGAGGCTCTCAATGGCCCGAATCACCGGAATCAACCGTCGCACTTTCATGAAGAACGCTGGCTTAACTGCCCTGGCGGGTGCAACCGCAACCGCGGGCACACTGTCACCAAATACGACGCAGGCGGCTACGCCCTCTTCCAATACCCGCCTCAATAATGGCAAGTATGACCTCGATACACCCTACGACCGGCGGGGCTCAAACTGCGCCCGCTGGGATTCCCCGGTAAGAACCTACGGCGACAAATTCAAGTACGGAATGGGAATCGCCTCTCTGGACTTTCAGGCGCCTCCCTGTATCGCCGAAGCGCTGGCCGAGCGGCTGCAGCACGAGAGTTGGGGCTATATCAGCAGCACCGATTCACTGCGCGATGCGATCGTTCAATGGAATGGCACCCGCCACGGTATGGACCTGGATCCGAATTCCATAGTTATCTCTCATGGCGTCTATCCGGGCGTTATCGCCGGGCTGCGTACATTCGTTCCTGCCGGAACAAAGACCTTAATGCTGTCACCGATATATAACGGCTTTTACTCAATGTGTCAGCACACCCGGGCAGACACTGTCGACAGCCCCATGGTCTATAGCAACGGCCGGTGGGAGATCGACTGGGAAGACCTGGAGTCGAAGATGACGCCAGACGTCAATGCCATGATCGTCTGCAACCCACAGAACCCGACCGGCAACGTCTGGACGCAAGAGGAACTGCTGCGCATCGGGCGCCTGTGCCTGGATCATCAGATCGTCGTGCTGTCCGATGAAATACACTCTGACTTTGTTCGGGCTGGGCATAAATATGTGCCCTTCGCGAGCCTGCCCGACGCCGAAGTGGTAAACAACAGCGTCTCCTTTAATGCCGTCAGCAAGACCTTTAACCTGGCGGGCATGAAAAACGCCTATTTTTACAGCCGCAACCCTACCCTGCTTGGCAGGGTGCGCCAGAATCACCGTGCCGATCTCAATATACTCGGCGTGATAGCAAACGAAGCGGCTTACCGTGAAGGTGGCGAATGGTTTGATCAGGTCATGCCTTACATTGATGCCAATCACACCTGGGTGGAGCATTTCGTGAAACGCAATATGCCCATGGTGGAATACAAACGGGCCGAGGGCACGTTCCTTACCTTCCTTGACTTCAGCCGCGCAATGTCTGCCATCAACGCCAGTGACATGGCGAAAGAAATGGGCCTTCGATCTCCAGAGCACTATTTTCAGGACTGGCTGGTGGAAAGATCCGGCGTACTGCTGAATCCGGGAACCACCTATGGCGAGGGCGGCGCTGGTCACATGCGAATCAACGTAGCCTCGGCACGGGTCGTTGTAGAAGATGCCTTCCAGGCTATGGCCGAGGCTTTACGGAGCGTCTAGATGCCGAGCTTCGCAGTTTGTAAGCGAAGTCTCTGACCAACAATCATGTTAAACAGAGCGGCGTCCAGCCGGACGCCCCAGGAGTCAGTAATGAAAACAACGCGACGAGGATTTGTTAAAACAGTAGGTCTCGGTACCGCTGCCGCCGGGCTGCTGTCAGGCACGGCGATTCTGAGCAGGACCGCTGAAGCCCAGACCAGGCAAGCACACCATTCCGGCATCTACGATGGCGGCATAATGCAGCTCAATCAGAATGAAAGCGCCCGGGGCCCTGGCCCTAAGACCATCGAAGCCGTTCACAATCACACCAGTAAACGGATGGGCCGCGGTTATTCGCCGGATCATGTGAATGAACTCCAGGAAGGCATTGCCGCTTACTACAATGTGGACACCAGCAATGTACAGCTGGCTACTGGATCCACTCCTTTACTGCAGGGTGCGGTCAGGGCTTTCTGCTCCTCCAGCAAAAAATTTGTCACACCGATGCCCACCTACTCCACCAGCGAGGCCACCGCCAGACAGATTGGCGTACCGATAACCCATCTGGATCTGGACAGTTCGATGGCTATCGATCTGAATACCCTCGCAGAGGCAGGGCGCGGTGCGGGCCTGGTTTATTTCTGCAACCCTAATAACCCTACCGGTACCGTCCACGGCCCCGATGCTGTAGAGCAGTTCGTCCGCCGGGTCATGCGCGAGTCCCCGGACACCCTGATTCATATCGACGAAGCCTATATCAACTATACCCGGCCGGGCGCGATGAAAACTGCATTGCCTCTGGCCATGGAGTTTGAAAACGTATTCATTACCCGCTCCTTTTCCAAGGCTCACGGCCTGGCCGGTATGCGAATCGGCTACGCGCTCGGGCAGGAGTCGACCCTGACTGCGATTCGTCAGGCATGGGGAATGGGCGACGTGAACATGCTGGCAGCAGTTGCCGCGCTCACTGCCCTTGAAGACAAAGCGCATATCGAGTGGGAAGCGGAGGAGAACGCCCGGGTGCGGGATTTTACTATCGCAGCATTCCGGGACATGGGTTATCAGGTGCCGGATTCCCACACCAACCACATCTTCGTCAACCTGGGCATGCCCGCCCGCCAGTTCCGCGAGGCCTGCCTCCAGGAAAAGGTTCTGGTGGGTCGTGATTTCCCGCCGCTGCAGAACACCCACTGCCGTATATCACTCGGCAGCATGGAAGAAATGCAGAAAGCCGTGGAGGTGTTCCGCAAGGTGCTGGCCTGACCTGAGTCAGGCCACCGGGCATCAGCTGCGCTGAACAGAGCTCAGCAAATAGCCCGTCGGCGATCAGCACAAGGCCAGCGTGACCGCCCCCCCGGGTTGGCCCCCTGGCCTTTTTCCATTGCCGGAATGAATGTCTCCGGCAATGGACTGACCCGGTCCGGCATCAATCAGTGCTACTGGCGCTTTACCGCAATAGCCTGCATTTCAAATCGGGCATTAAACAGCAGTGTCCCGGCCCCAATGAAAGCCCGGGCCGGAAATTCCTGTGAAAAATAGCGGCGATACACACTATTGAAAACATCGTAGTGGGCAACATCGGAGCAGAAGATCTGCACATAAACCAAATCGTCCATGGTCATTCCAGCCTCCAGCAGAATGTCCTGAATGGAATCGAGAAGGTTACGCGCCTCTTCGGCCGGGTCTTCCGGCACCTGGCGGCCTTCAAGACCCAGCGTTCCAGAAATATACAGCGTATCGCCAGTCAGCACGGCGCTGCTGAACGGAGGTCCGTCTTCACTGGAAGAGTCTGACGGGCCGATATAGGAACGCTGCGCGCTGACCAGCCCCGGCAGGAGCAGCAGTGCTACCACGCCGGACAGCACCAGTTTATTAATCCTGTTCATTTTTCCCTCGCATTTATCTGTTTGGACAGATGTCATTGTGCGCCTTTCAGGCCAGGCTGAAAACCACTTGACTGCAATCCATGAATTGCGGGCTTGCACATAGCTGCCGATACCTGTTCTGGTTACAATAACTCCTGCTGTTCCCGCCATTGGCGGAAACAGCGCTGAGGGATTCCAACGAGCATCCACAGAAAATACGGGCTGGCGCGCCATGAAATCTTCCAGAAAATCCACCAACCTGTCTTCAGCTCAAGCTCCCACCTTGAAGCTGGTGCGCTTGGGCATTGACACCTATCACGAAAATGTCGTGTACCTGCATCGGGATTGCGAAGTCTATCGGACCGAGGGGTTCCAGGCCCTGAGTAAAGTCAGAATCTGTGGGGACGGACAGCGGATTCTGGCGGTGCTGAACGTTGTTGACGATGACCGCATTGTTCTGACCGATCAACTGGCTCTCTCCGAGCAGGCCTTTGACAATCTGGGCCTCAAGGAAGGCGAACTGGTGTCGGTGGAACATGCAGGACCGCCTGTCTCCATGAACTCAGTACGCCGCAAGATCGATGGTGAGCGTCTTAGCTCCGAAGAATTCAGCCACATCATCCAGGACATAACCGAGAGTCGCTACTCCAAGATGGAAATTGCCTCCTTTCTGGTGGCGACGGGTAAAACCGAGCTGGACCGGGATGAAGTGCTGTACCTGACGCAGGCCATGGTGGGCTCCGGAGAACAGCTTGACTGGAGTGAAGACCTGGTGGCCGACAAGCATTGCATCGGTGGCATTCCTGGCAACCGCACCTCCATGCTGGTGGTACCCATCGTGGCAGCCCATGGTATGTTGATTCCCAAAACCTCCAGCCGTGCCATCACCTCGCCGGCAGGTACAGCCGATACCATGGAAGTGTTGGCCGAAGTCAACCTGAGCATTGGCAGGCTGCACGATATTGTAAGGAAAGAACGAGGCTGCATGGCCTGGGGCGGTACAGCCCGACTGTCGCCCGCCGACGATATCATGATCTCAGTAGAACGTCCGCTGGGAATCGATTCTCAGGGGCAGATGGTGGCCTCGATTCTGTCCAAGAAACTGGCAGCGGGCTCAACCCACCTGCTTATAGATATCCCGGTGGGTCCCACTGCCAAAATCCGACGGATGTCTGATGCCCAGCGGCTGCGTAAACTGTTTGAGTTCGTTGGCGACCAATTGAACCTGCACCTGGAGGTGGTTATTACCGATGGACGCCAGCCCGTGGGGAATGGTATCGGGCCCAAGCTGGAGGCCCGTGATGTCATGTCGGTGCTGGAGAACAACCCGCAAGCACCGCAGGATCTGCGCCAGAAGTCACTGCAACTGGCGGGCCGGATTCTGGAATTCGACCCTGATGTACGGGGTGGCTCGGGTTTTTCAATTGCGCGGGACATTCTGGATTCGGGCCGCGCACTGACCAAGATGAACTCCCTGATCAAGGCGCAGGGCGCCCGCGATCCTGATTGGGAGCTGGGCAGGCTGGTACATGAAGTCTGCGCCCCGGAGAGCGGAATTGTGACCGCAATCGACAATCTGCAGATGGCGCATATTGCACGCTTTGCAGGTGCACCAATGGATAAGGGTGCCGGTGTTGATCTGTGCAGAAAGTTGGGCGACCCGGTTGAAAAAGGCGACCCTCTTTACCGGGTATTCGCCCAGTTTCCCGCCGATTTCAAATTCGCGCGACAGTTATGTGAAGAGGACAGCGGATACCGGATAGGCCGGGACGAATTCATACCGAAACCTTTTGTGGAGTTCTGATGCTGCTTGGGTTTGAAGATTACCGGAATCAGGCGAAAAATCTCGCCACCGCTCTGGGTGAAGAGTACGCAGAAGTTTCTGTGCACCGTTTCCCTGATGGCGAAAGCAAAGTGACACTGCCTGCCGGGCTGCCGGAGCACGTGACCTGCTGCCGCAGCCTCGATCGTCCCAATGACAAGCTGATCGAACTGCTGCTGGCCGCCACTGCGGCACGACAGCTGGGCGCCCGGCGCGTTTCGTTGATAGCACCTTATCTGTGCTACATGCGCCAGGACATTGCGTTCTATCCTGGCGAGGCAATCAGTCAACAGATCGTCGGCAGTTTTCTTGCCGGGCTGTTTGACGATGTTATTACCGTGGACCCCCACCTTCACCGGATTCACGCACTGCAGGAGGCAATCCCACTGCAGAACAGCCTGGCCGTATCGGCCGGGCCGGCGATGAGCCGTTTTCTCCGGGCCCGCGACAATCCGTTACTGCTTGGCCCGGACAGCGAATCTCTGCAGTGGGTGGAAACCATTGCCAGAGACTGTGGCCTGGAGTTCGGGGTGGGGAGCAAGACACGCTCCGGCGACCGCCAGGTGACCGTTGAGCTCCCCGACCTGGCAATGACCGGCCGCGAAATCGTGCTGGTGGACG is part of the Gammaproteobacteria bacterium genome and harbors:
- a CDS encoding aminotransferase class I/II-fold pyridoxal phosphate-dependent enzyme; the protein is MARITGINRRTFMKNAGLTALAGATATAGTLSPNTTQAATPSSNTRLNNGKYDLDTPYDRRGSNCARWDSPVRTYGDKFKYGMGIASLDFQAPPCIAEALAERLQHESWGYISSTDSLRDAIVQWNGTRHGMDLDPNSIVISHGVYPGVIAGLRTFVPAGTKTLMLSPIYNGFYSMCQHTRADTVDSPMVYSNGRWEIDWEDLESKMTPDVNAMIVCNPQNPTGNVWTQEELLRIGRLCLDHQIVVLSDEIHSDFVRAGHKYVPFASLPDAEVVNNSVSFNAVSKTFNLAGMKNAYFYSRNPTLLGRVRQNHRADLNILGVIANEAAYREGGEWFDQVMPYIDANHTWVEHFVKRNMPMVEYKRAEGTFLTFLDFSRAMSAINASDMAKEMGLRSPEHYFQDWLVERSGVLLNPGTTYGEGGAGHMRINVASARVVVEDAFQAMAEALRSV
- a CDS encoding PQQ-binding-like beta-propeller repeat protein; amino-acid sequence: MMTSRFIRAERNLLTWLGGLLFCLITSSASAQRLPGTENGEWRYLGGDSGNTRSSPLAQINRDNFDELEVAWIWRSDNFGPNLDYFFRSTPIYVDGILYTVATPRRQVVAMDPATGETLWTFREPETIRHQRSPRQAYGKGVTYAEINGRGVVYVTTPGFFLWALDAKTGRPLANWGAEFPVGGFPETGAIDLIPRLVEDWGPWQDYLVAGGSYDPDYGIPRELGMVTASAPPIVVNGVLVVLVGHQPGYGQTRIENVPGDIMGFDAATGEFLWKFHVIPRPGEVGHETWLNDAWRWSGDMSTWAPASADPELGLVYLVTNASTVQSYAGHRPGDNLFGGSVLALDVATGERRWHFQIHHSDQWNYDLPTAPILMNLTVDGQEIPALIQNTKQGLVFAFNRETGEPIWPIEERPVIQTEVPGNYTSPTQPYPTWPEPVDPIVLNGITEEFVIDYTPALKNQALEILSQFRVGGLYVPALPENHDNPFLNNVGCLGGGNVIPHPPVADPDTGLMFNSHRRTCSAPGFMRPTNGVDRDNPNYPEPGTGGATPNSTPTTGKTVVAWLPGGGGGLPRIDGLTLYKRMNNQLTAYQMNTGEKAWSLPVGEAPEEIRNHPLLQGVDVPNSGGEGWSIQMPMGDILVQTRALSEGMAQMEPDAPLTLNARDKFTGEVLASVPLPAPGQYGMMTYLHNGKQYIVVQVGSSRTDFPGALVAYRLPD
- a CDS encoding ribose-phosphate diphosphokinase, yielding MLLGFEDYRNQAKNLATALGEEYAEVSVHRFPDGESKVTLPAGLPEHVTCCRSLDRPNDKLIELLLAATAARQLGARRVSLIAPYLCYMRQDIAFYPGEAISQQIVGSFLAGLFDDVITVDPHLHRIHALQEAIPLQNSLAVSAGPAMSRFLRARDNPLLLGPDSESLQWVETIARDCGLEFGVGSKTRSGDRQVTVELPDLAMTGREIVLVDDVVSSGETVAIAASQCLQKGATRVNVLVTHALFAPGAQQRMREAGVAEIWSTDSISHASNCISLAPLLAEAAQQLAAE
- a CDS encoding RidA family protein; amino-acid sequence: MNRINKLVLSGVVALLLLPGLVSAQRSYIGPSDSSSEDGPPFSSAVLTGDTLYISGTLGLEGRQVPEDPAEEARNLLDSIQDILLEAGMTMDDLVYVQIFCSDVAHYDVFNSVYRRYFSQEFPARAFIGAGTLLFNARFEMQAIAVKRQ
- a CDS encoding histidinol-phosphate transaminase — translated: MKTTRRGFVKTVGLGTAAAGLLSGTAILSRTAEAQTRQAHHSGIYDGGIMQLNQNESARGPGPKTIEAVHNHTSKRMGRGYSPDHVNELQEGIAAYYNVDTSNVQLATGSTPLLQGAVRAFCSSSKKFVTPMPTYSTSEATARQIGVPITHLDLDSSMAIDLNTLAEAGRGAGLVYFCNPNNPTGTVHGPDAVEQFVRRVMRESPDTLIHIDEAYINYTRPGAMKTALPLAMEFENVFITRSFSKAHGLAGMRIGYALGQESTLTAIRQAWGMGDVNMLAAVAALTALEDKAHIEWEAEENARVRDFTIAAFRDMGYQVPDSHTNHIFVNLGMPARQFREACLQEKVLVGRDFPPLQNTHCRISLGSMEEMQKAVEVFRKVLA
- a CDS encoding DUF305 domain-containing protein, producing MYRVRQLLSLTLPLTLTLVLSPAASAQVPIIQPGAPGQGSQIISPEEASNLASIEYTEADIRFLQGMISHHAQAMEMSALAGSRSSREEIELLADRINLSQEDEISMMQGWLEERGLEVPEAHAHHADGFDLMPGMLSEEEFAELEQAEGPQFDRLYLQYMIKHHNGALQMVENLLDQFGSAQDPVLYAFTSDVTSDQTSEIERMDALLASFSPDPRVGLAAGFRDAGEAALNMRLLSTLPKPPGFFDPANPAGLPVSRLAELETLEPESQEQTTEQSGVVEETVTDVAVTGQAETPQDEEEEEDENADPRPSLLSFSNTDLLFSGDALVAGNYHGFNIYDISNPASPELMSSVVCPGGQGDVSLVGDLLIMSVQEVRGRLDCGLQGVAPPVSDERIRGIRIFDVSDMRMPQQVAAVQTCRGSHTHTVVSNGNDEGNIYVYVSGTSRVRDDEELAGCSDDSPFENPESALFRIEVIEIPVDSPENARIVNRPFIFSDPESGVLAGLWRGGDHGPDTQRTSETNQCHDITTFPDIGLAAGACSGNGILLDISDPANPARLDEVIDPGFAYWHSATFNNDGSKVIFTDEWGGGGRPRCRAQDPQTWGADAFYDIVDGQLQFRSHYKMPAPQTDTENCVAHNGSLVPVPGRDIFVQAWYQGGISVVDFTDSSNPVEIAFFDRGPVDEEELITAGYWSAYWYGGYVYGTEIARGLDVFALEPSDFLTADEIAAASLRGADLVVNAQTQERVEWPAVPVVARAYLDQLRRGQDIDAPRAAALGAALDRAAQLLDTEQADQATARELVSLADSFEVQAGGRSGITQQRMLALAETLQGIAENLR
- a CDS encoding thymidine phosphorylase family protein; amino-acid sequence: MKSSRKSTNLSSAQAPTLKLVRLGIDTYHENVVYLHRDCEVYRTEGFQALSKVRICGDGQRILAVLNVVDDDRIVLTDQLALSEQAFDNLGLKEGELVSVEHAGPPVSMNSVRRKIDGERLSSEEFSHIIQDITESRYSKMEIASFLVATGKTELDRDEVLYLTQAMVGSGEQLDWSEDLVADKHCIGGIPGNRTSMLVVPIVAAHGMLIPKTSSRAITSPAGTADTMEVLAEVNLSIGRLHDIVRKERGCMAWGGTARLSPADDIMISVERPLGIDSQGQMVASILSKKLAAGSTHLLIDIPVGPTAKIRRMSDAQRLRKLFEFVGDQLNLHLEVVITDGRQPVGNGIGPKLEARDVMSVLENNPQAPQDLRQKSLQLAGRILEFDPDVRGGSGFSIARDILDSGRALTKMNSLIKAQGARDPDWELGRLVHEVCAPESGIVTAIDNLQMAHIARFAGAPMDKGAGVDLCRKLGDPVEKGDPLYRVFAQFPADFKFARQLCEEDSGYRIGRDEFIPKPFVEF